The following proteins are encoded in a genomic region of Syntrophales bacterium:
- a CDS encoding SCP2 sterol-binding domain-containing protein: MADQHVYLSQSWRDEALKRLQTELTPEKMNHVTTSMSNIYKNCPDGEEHFLFVECEDGKVTRVETGTGEPPQGVFRIIGNYETFARISRAELGAQKALMTGKLKLKGNLAKALKLAAVSDRLNKVLAQIPTQY; encoded by the coding sequence ATGGCAGATCAACACGTGTACCTGAGCCAGTCATGGCGCGATGAGGCGCTCAAAAGGCTCCAGACCGAGCTCACACCGGAGAAGATGAATCATGTCACGACATCGATGTCCAACATCTATAAGAACTGTCCCGACGGGGAGGAACACTTTCTTTTTGTCGAATGCGAGGATGGAAAAGTAACCCGTGTGGAAACGGGGACCGGCGAGCCTCCCCAGGGGGTATTCAGGATCATCGGGAATTATGAAACCTTTGCCAGAATTTCCCGCGCGGAACTTGGCGCCCAGAAGGCCCTGATGACCGGAAAACTGAAACTCAAAGGCAATCTGGCCAAGGCGCTCAAACTCGCGGCCGTCTCCGACCGTCTGAATAAGGTCCTGGCCCAGATACCAACTCAGTATTGA
- a CDS encoding M24 family metallopeptidase: MPRIADPNDKYYIDNPGRVAAIQAEMHKQGIDVYLGSRIRTMSFVMDTFCPWRSYLIIPPEGQPAYFTFVVDSMRVADETWLDEDNVRAYGPMGGMDQTSAITDFIKEELGITKGRIGYEDGVSTWTAEGNLSHWEYTHFKDALPGFEWINAHDIIDALSIIKDSGTIERFRTASLIVDEGHKAARAALENGGYKGMTETVIAGIAALAMRKAGSVSEWNFAGLNEISSGYRTGLGACTPPTTKEIQAGDPLMLDFHAMFKLALGDHSHNYLIGPATKRQRWHADNFVAIIQTVLDNYRAGTTPGTLAAIMMDFAESRGCGDFIQPACEHGIGLFGDEWRIGAVVNPDLPYWTDQDHVYAENEMVVCAMQYAAPEENIGFRYENDIVIVKSGCEVLSKYPLGIEEIS, from the coding sequence ATGCCCAGGATAGCAGACCCCAATGACAAGTATTACATAGACAATCCGGGACGTGTTGCCGCGATACAGGCCGAAATGCACAAACAAGGCATTGACGTGTATCTCGGTTCGCGCATCCGGACCATGAGTTTCGTGATGGATACCTTCTGCCCGTGGCGAAGCTATCTGATCATTCCGCCGGAGGGACAGCCCGCCTATTTTACCTTTGTGGTTGACTCGATGCGTGTGGCCGATGAGACATGGCTCGACGAGGACAATGTCCGCGCCTACGGCCCGATGGGCGGCATGGATCAGACCTCCGCGATAACCGATTTTATCAAAGAAGAACTCGGGATCACAAAGGGACGCATCGGCTATGAGGATGGGGTTTCTACCTGGACGGCCGAAGGAAATCTTTCCCACTGGGAATACACCCATTTTAAAGACGCACTCCCCGGTTTTGAATGGATCAACGCGCACGACATTATCGATGCCCTTTCGATCATCAAAGACAGTGGGACCATTGAACGCTTCCGCACCGCATCGCTGATTGTCGACGAGGGGCACAAGGCGGCACGGGCCGCGCTCGAAAACGGCGGCTACAAGGGAATGACGGAAACCGTGATTGCCGGTATCGCCGCCCTGGCGATGCGCAAGGCGGGGAGCGTGTCGGAGTGGAATTTCGCGGGGCTCAATGAAATATCCAGCGGCTACCGCACGGGGCTGGGCGCCTGTACTCCTCCGACAACCAAAGAGATACAGGCAGGCGACCCGCTGATGCTCGATTTCCACGCGATGTTTAAACTGGCCCTGGGCGACCATTCGCATAATTATCTGATCGGGCCGGCAACAAAACGTCAGCGCTGGCACGCGGACAATTTTGTCGCGATTATTCAGACCGTGCTTGACAATTATCGTGCCGGCACAACGCCCGGAACGCTTGCCGCCATTATGATGGATTTCGCCGAATCACGCGGCTGCGGCGATTTTATCCAACCGGCCTGTGAACACGGGATCGGTCTTTTCGGTGACGAGTGGCGGATAGGGGCCGTCGTTAATCCCGACCTGCCGTACTGGACTGATCAGGATCACGTCTATGCGGAAAATGAAATGGTTGTCTGTGCCATGCAGTATGCCGCGCCGGAAGAGAATATCGGATTCCGCTATGAAAATGATATCGTGATCGTCAAAAGCGGCTGCGAGGTATTATCCAAATATCCGCTCGGGATTGAAGAGATTTCCTAG